In one Marinitoga sp. 1197 genomic region, the following are encoded:
- a CDS encoding cell division FtsA domain-containing protein encodes MAKKVIYAIDVGNYFIKGIALEENKGKYQLISKALEKAEGIIKGQIQDVKALRRKIENVIFTLEGENSKAKEIEIVLSYATNELKISRESYTLEFSEPKEITESDLEKIKSNIQQKYSELNKEVLDIKFVNFEVDDKKVKNPVAFVANYSLNAVINVVWVSENSFAPIRNTIKNLIEGEIPIYDSTLASAYGVTNTSDRNLGVGIIDLGHSKARMLIFKDGIPKFYLDFEVGLEYVLKDIMHVLKTSENEALRLLEEHAVCLQDTKIVKKVDYLSLVGDHYEYTTQNLLNKIVFARTREIINKLNSDLAKLEYENTLEIAGGLQAGIIHTGGGARIKNIEKTISDFMGSQARLGVASNNINNFYIDNADELYKDPLYSPIIGTINLYFSGTNIPKLYIEDAKTYNENTYTEEKVEKKGGFFSRLGRILLGGNEDAI; translated from the coding sequence ATGGCCAAAAAGGTTATTTATGCAATTGATGTTGGGAATTACTTCATCAAAGGAATAGCATTAGAAGAGAATAAAGGAAAATATCAACTTATTTCAAAAGCATTAGAAAAAGCCGAAGGAATTATAAAAGGACAAATTCAGGATGTTAAAGCATTAAGAAGGAAAATTGAAAATGTAATATTTACATTAGAAGGGGAAAATAGCAAAGCTAAAGAAATAGAAATAGTTTTATCATATGCTACCAATGAATTAAAAATTTCAAGAGAAAGTTATACATTGGAATTTTCTGAACCTAAAGAAATTACAGAAAGCGATTTAGAAAAAATAAAATCCAACATTCAACAAAAATATTCAGAATTAAATAAGGAAGTTTTAGATATTAAATTTGTAAATTTTGAAGTTGACGACAAAAAGGTGAAAAATCCTGTTGCATTCGTAGCAAATTATAGTTTAAATGCTGTTATAAATGTTGTATGGGTTTCTGAAAATTCTTTTGCTCCAATTAGAAATACAATAAAAAATTTAATTGAAGGAGAAATTCCAATATATGACTCAACGCTTGCTTCAGCTTATGGCGTTACAAATACGTCAGATAGAAATCTTGGAGTTGGAATTATAGACCTTGGTCATTCTAAAGCAAGAATGCTTATTTTTAAAGATGGTATTCCAAAATTTTATTTAGACTTTGAAGTTGGATTAGAATATGTTTTAAAAGATATTATGCATGTATTAAAAACTTCAGAAAATGAAGCTTTAAGATTATTAGAAGAACATGCAGTATGTTTGCAGGACACAAAAATAGTAAAAAAAGTAGATTATTTAAGTCTGGTTGGTGATCATTATGAATATACCACACAGAATTTACTTAATAAGATTGTTTTTGCAAGAACGAGAGAAATAATCAATAAATTAAATAGCGATCTTGCAAAATTAGAATATGAAAATACTCTTGAAATAGCAGGAGGTCTTCAAGCTGGAATTATTCATACAGGTGGTGGGGCAAGAATTAAGAATATTGAAAAAACTATTTCCGATTTTATGGGAAGCCAAGCTCGATTAGGTGTTGCTTCAAATAATATCAATAATTTTTACATTGATAATGCTGATGAGTTATATAAAGATCCTTTATATTCACCAATTATAGGAACTATAAATTTATATTTTAGTGGAACAAATATACCAAAATTATACATAGAAGATGCAAAAACATATAATGAGAATACTTATACAGAAGAAAAAGTTGAGAAAAAGGGTGGTTTCTTTTCAAGATTGGGAAGAATCCTATTAGGAGGTAATGAAGATGCCATTTAA
- the ftsZ gene encoding cell division protein FtsZ — MPFNLPIENEPKEIFHKRPKYVIKVIGVGGAGNNAIERMIRLGVSDVDLIAANTDVQVLEASSAKFKLQLGKELTRGLGAGGNPEKGEKAAEESVDEIRETIQGTDLLFITAGFGGGTGTGASPVIARVARELGILTVAVVTIPFHFEGSTKQKIASSGLNKLKPYVDTLIKISNDKLLEDNDDIPIRQAFAKADDILYQGITGISDLITKKGLVNTDFADVESVLKRRGSAMLGIGWGKGPNKAEEAAKNALNSKFLENSVQNATAALVNVSGKNPTLKDLKTVTSILHSYSTDEVNLKYGITEVDDMQPDELKVTIVAAGYNKILNDFDGENIYETPAIYRLFGNNVLNEERIKLEKYLEAQQGDYEE, encoded by the coding sequence ATGCCATTTAATTTACCTATTGAAAATGAACCGAAAGAAATATTTCATAAAAGACCAAAATATGTTATTAAGGTTATAGGGGTTGGCGGTGCCGGAAATAATGCAATTGAAAGAATGATAAGATTAGGAGTATCTGATGTTGATTTAATTGCTGCTAATACAGATGTTCAGGTATTAGAAGCAAGTAGTGCAAAATTCAAACTACAACTTGGCAAAGAATTAACAAGAGGGTTAGGAGCTGGAGGTAATCCAGAGAAGGGCGAAAAGGCCGCTGAAGAAAGCGTAGATGAAATTAGAGAAACAATTCAAGGAACCGACTTACTTTTTATTACCGCTGGTTTTGGTGGTGGAACTGGAACTGGAGCTTCTCCTGTAATTGCCAGAGTAGCACGCGAATTAGGTATATTAACAGTTGCTGTTGTAACTATTCCTTTTCATTTTGAAGGTTCGACAAAACAGAAGATTGCAAGTAGCGGATTAAACAAATTAAAGCCATATGTTGATACCTTAATAAAAATCTCTAATGATAAGTTATTAGAAGATAATGATGATATTCCTATTAGACAAGCTTTTGCAAAAGCTGATGATATATTGTATCAGGGAATTACAGGAATCTCTGATTTAATTACTAAAAAAGGGTTGGTAAATACCGATTTTGCCGATGTTGAATCTGTATTAAAAAGACGTGGTTCTGCTATGTTAGGAATTGGTTGGGGAAAAGGTCCAAACAAAGCAGAAGAGGCCGCTAAAAATGCATTAAATTCAAAATTTTTGGAAAATTCTGTACAAAATGCTACTGCAGCTTTGGTAAATGTTTCTGGTAAGAACCCAACATTAAAGGATTTAAAAACCGTTACATCTATACTCCATTCTTATTCAACTGATGAAGTTAATTTGAAATATGGTATTACAGAAGTAGATGATATGCAACCAGATGAATTAAAAGTAACTATTGTTGCTGCAGGATATAATAAAATATTAAATGATTTTGATGGGGAAAATATATATGAAACACCTGCAATTTATAGATTATTCGGAAATAATGTATTAAATGAAGAACGAATAAAATTAGAAAAATATTTAGAAGCACAGCAGGGAGATTATGAAGAATAA
- a CDS encoding GspE/PulE family protein yields the protein MKNNLEEIAIQQLYSNKKIHGQFISTEYNKEILLENYLNLLLQEKITDLHFLAYKDFSLVSYRFNTSLIEFDKISKKNYENILTKIQILSGIDIINDRDPSDGSFTFYNHRFRVSLIKNINGINCVIRKLKDISDLIKENLNYPEIFISYVEKIKLLKNGLVLFSGPTGSGKSTALAYILINLLKDSQKKIITIENPLEYNIPGAQQIEIKDDSEKTTILKNILRHDPDILMTGEIRTEEMAKLTIEAAMTGHLVFSTIHSNNVFNVINRLTEKGIALNDILDSVKIIFNQNFVRLLCDCYIDENNKGCQKCHYTGYKSIKPIFEILEINEFIKEFFREDDISKIKNTTFYTSYESELNNLLVKGLISQKEFKSYMNTN from the coding sequence ATGAAGAATAATTTAGAAGAAATTGCTATTCAACAGCTTTATTCTAATAAAAAGATACACGGACAATTTATATCAACTGAATATAACAAAGAAATTTTATTAGAAAATTATTTAAATCTTCTTCTTCAAGAGAAGATTACAGATTTGCATTTTTTAGCATATAAAGATTTTTCTCTTGTATCTTATCGATTCAATACTTCATTAATTGAATTTGATAAAATTTCTAAAAAAAACTATGAAAATATACTAACTAAGATTCAAATACTCTCAGGAATAGATATTATCAACGACAGGGATCCGTCAGATGGGTCCTTTACTTTTTATAATCATCGCTTTAGAGTTTCTTTAATAAAAAATATAAATGGCATAAACTGTGTAATTAGAAAGCTTAAAGATATTTCTGATTTAATCAAAGAAAATTTAAATTATCCAGAAATTTTTATTTCATATGTGGAAAAAATTAAATTATTAAAAAATGGTCTTGTATTGTTTTCTGGTCCAACTGGAAGTGGAAAATCTACAGCATTAGCTTATATTTTAATTAATTTATTAAAAGACTCTCAAAAGAAAATTATAACTATTGAAAATCCACTTGAATACAATATTCCTGGAGCACAACAAATTGAAATAAAAGATGATTCTGAAAAAACAACTATATTAAAAAATATACTAAGACATGATCCTGACATTTTAATGACTGGAGAAATTAGAACTGAAGAAATGGCGAAATTAACTATTGAAGCTGCAATGACTGGTCATTTAGTATTTTCAACCATACATTCTAATAATGTTTTTAACGTAATAAATCGTCTTACTGAAAAGGGTATAGCATTAAATGATATTCTTGATTCTGTAAAAATAATATTTAATCAGAATTTTGTAAGGTTGTTGTGTGACTGCTATATTGATGAAAATAATAAAGGATGTCAAAAATGTCATTATACTGGTTATAAATCAATAAAACCTATTTTTGAAATTCTTGAAATCAATGAATTTATCAAAGAATTTTTCAGAGAAGATGATATCTCAAAAATCAAAAATACAACTTTTTACACTTCCTATGAAAGTGAATTGAATAATCTGCTTGTTAAAGGATTAATTTCTCAAAAAGAATTTAAATCTTATATGAACACGAATTAG
- a CDS encoding DUF5685 family protein → MYGYISLYFKPNKIERLNYISHYCSICHSLKRNFGNFYRMFIIREVSFFSLLKVEFNEKDIEEITCPWVGFKKRYIYKNIEIFDEFSFLNALIIYGKIYDKLHDSNLNNLVVFIKLLKRKLIYYYGKDFIETYENILNEQFKIENKTLEFEEYFIPSIKIIQMILNKHQNFFSDDFSTYIGTLIYLFDAIYDLEKDIKKKNFNPFKRVFHIDKLNDLDKENKEFINFIIDYSIKNILDTLETSNIKNKHFAKKLFSFSASYHKSKIEKLFYSNNKRPEKNISYINSKNIYLNIK, encoded by the coding sequence TTGTATGGATATATATCACTTTATTTTAAGCCAAATAAAATAGAAAGACTAAACTATATAAGTCATTATTGTTCGATTTGTCATTCTTTAAAAAGAAATTTTGGCAATTTTTACAGGATGTTTATTATAAGAGAAGTTTCATTTTTTTCTTTATTAAAAGTAGAATTTAATGAAAAAGATATTGAAGAAATTACATGCCCATGGGTAGGTTTTAAAAAACGGTATATTTATAAAAATATTGAAATATTCGATGAATTTTCATTTTTAAATGCTTTAATTATATATGGTAAAATATATGATAAATTGCATGATAGTAATTTAAATAATTTGGTTGTTTTTATAAAACTTTTAAAAAGAAAACTTATATATTATTATGGAAAAGATTTTATTGAAACGTATGAAAACATATTAAATGAGCAATTTAAAATAGAGAATAAAACATTAGAATTTGAAGAGTATTTTATTCCATCAATAAAAATTATCCAGATGATTTTAAATAAACATCAAAATTTTTTTTCAGATGACTTTAGTACTTATATAGGAACATTAATTTATCTTTTCGACGCTATATATGATCTTGAAAAAGATATCAAAAAAAAGAACTTTAATCCTTTTAAAAGGGTGTTTCATATAGACAAATTAAACGATTTAGACAAAGAAAATAAAGAATTTATAAACTTTATAATAGACTATTCAATAAAAAATATATTAGACACACTTGAAACCTCCAATATAAAAAACAAACATTTTGCAAAGAAATTATTTTCTTTTAGTGCATCTTATCATAAATCAAAAATAGAAAAATTGTTTTACTCCAATAACAAAAGGCCTGAGAAAAATATTTCCTATATAAATTCCAAAAATATATATTTAAATATAAAATAA
- a CDS encoding DUF1015 domain-containing protein codes for MSLIRPFKGLRPKKELVEEFSCPPYDVLEEEEVKEIVTKHPNSFLKVTRAEVEFDENIDPHSEIVYKKAKENLENFKKEGILIEEEKPALYLYRETWNGHSQTGIFATFSVDEYQKGLIKKHELTRQDKEDDRTKHIMILEAQTGPVFLTFKSKENIKELINTGIDKAEKIYDFKDEKNVYHELWVLSDENLIKELEKAFSEVEALYIADGHHRAAAASRTKEILKSRNPQHTGNEEYNFFMAVVFPHDELKILDYNRVVKDLNGLTDEEFIEKLSENFEIFEVKETPYKPKSRHEFGIYINKKWYSLKAKDSIIEENDPVKQLDVYILQNYLLSPILGIENPRKDPRIHFIGGIRGVKALEEWIDGKDWKVAFSMYPTSIEELMAVADVNKTMPPKSTWFEPKLRSGLLIHEI; via the coding sequence ATGTCGTTAATAAGACCATTTAAAGGGTTGAGACCAAAAAAAGAATTAGTTGAAGAATTTTCATGCCCTCCATATGATGTTCTTGAAGAGGAAGAGGTTAAAGAAATTGTTACTAAACATCCTAATAGCTTTTTGAAAGTAACAAGAGCGGAAGTTGAATTTGATGAAAATATAGATCCGCATAGTGAAATTGTTTATAAAAAAGCTAAAGAAAATTTAGAAAATTTTAAAAAAGAAGGTATTTTAATAGAAGAAGAAAAACCAGCCCTTTATTTATATCGAGAGACTTGGAATGGTCATTCTCAAACAGGGATTTTTGCAACTTTTTCGGTTGATGAATATCAAAAGGGTTTAATTAAAAAACATGAGTTAACAAGACAGGATAAAGAAGACGATAGAACTAAACATATAATGATTTTAGAAGCTCAAACAGGTCCTGTATTTTTAACCTTTAAATCAAAGGAAAATATAAAAGAACTAATAAATACAGGAATTGATAAAGCAGAAAAAATTTATGATTTTAAAGATGAAAAAAATGTTTATCATGAATTGTGGGTTTTAAGTGATGAAAATTTAATTAAAGAATTAGAAAAAGCATTTAGTGAGGTTGAAGCATTATATATTGCAGACGGACATCATAGGGCTGCAGCAGCTTCAAGAACAAAAGAAATTTTGAAATCAAGAAACCCACAACATACAGGAAATGAAGAATATAATTTCTTTATGGCTGTTGTTTTTCCGCATGATGAATTGAAAATTCTTGATTACAACAGAGTTGTGAAGGATTTAAATGGATTAACAGATGAAGAATTTATTGAAAAGTTATCTGAAAATTTTGAAATTTTTGAAGTTAAAGAAACACCATATAAACCAAAATCAAGACACGAATTTGGAATATATATAAATAAAAAATGGTATTCACTAAAAGCCAAAGATTCTATTATAGAAGAAAATGATCCTGTAAAACAATTAGATGTATATATTCTGCAAAATTATTTATTATCTCCTATATTAGGCATAGAAAATCCAAGAAAAGATCCAAGGATACATTTTATTGGAGGTATTAGAGGAGTAAAAGCTCTGGAGGAATGGATAGATGGCAAAGATTGGAAAGTAGCATTTTCAATGTATCCGACATCAATAGAAGAATTAATGGCTGTTGCAGATGTAAACAAAACAATGCCTCCGAAATCAACGTGGTTTGAACCAAAATTAAGATCAGGATTGTTAATACATGAAATATAA
- the ybeY gene encoding rRNA maturation RNase YbeY: MKINIFDNQEIENIDIKKVENITKKVLLSEIGEGDYELNIVITDNETIKEYNEKYRNKIGPTDVLSFEYGVNEDIIGEIIISVEKIKEQAPEFNNTFEEEFFYILIHGILHICGYDHLKEEEKKKMFKIQDEYYKNLFKTI, encoded by the coding sequence ATGAAAATTAATATTTTTGATAATCAGGAAATTGAAAATATTGATATAAAAAAAGTAGAAAATATCACAAAAAAGGTTTTATTATCTGAAATTGGTGAAGGAGATTATGAGTTAAATATAGTTATTACAGATAACGAAACTATAAAAGAATATAATGAAAAATATAGAAATAAAATTGGGCCAACAGACGTTTTATCCTTTGAATACGGTGTAAATGAAGATATAATAGGTGAAATTATTATTTCAGTTGAAAAAATAAAAGAACAGGCTCCAGAATTTAATAATACTTTTGAAGAAGAATTTTTTTATATATTAATTCATGGAATATTGCATATCTGTGGTTATGACCATTTAAAAGAAGAAGAAAAGAAAAAAATGTTTAAAATACAGGATGAATATTATAAAAATTTATTTAAAACCATATAA
- a CDS encoding HDIG domain-containing metalloprotein, which yields MFLFLITEILLWRDFTWSFLFNFIIVFFPFWYLIIMYLIRKDRTFNLHPLNYWFAFIIILDLGIILNIFSLKYFSDPAVTPLFIVVTITLMMNFYIGFLSSLVFSFYFSFLFGFPLKTFITLFVIGIISAYLSKNLYSRVRMVIPFLGATISQIIIYLIYNNFDFEAIPQVFISNLIQMLFLLGVLPYLEYITRVYSDIGLLELGNLNHPLLRKLSLNASGTYYHSLIIANLVESASEAINANPILLRVGAYFHDIGKSLRPLFFTENQKGFNPHDRINPKLSALILNLHVIKGKELARKYKLPILIEDLIVQHHGTRIKRYFFHKSIELKENLSPDLFKYPGPIPQFKEAAILMIADNIEAMTRSMQKINKKNIEEKIDNLIQDLYFEGQLDDCGLTLKEINKIKNAMVNTILNMNHSRISYPEIPKELLKEVSKNEN from the coding sequence ATGTTTTTATTTTTGATTACAGAAATTTTATTATGGCGTGATTTTACATGGAGTTTTTTATTCAACTTCATAATAGTTTTTTTTCCTTTTTGGTATTTAATAATTATGTATTTAATAAGAAAAGATAGAACTTTTAATTTACACCCGTTAAATTATTGGTTCGCATTTATTATAATCCTGGATTTAGGTATAATTTTAAACATATTTTCATTAAAATATTTTTCCGATCCTGCAGTAACACCTTTATTTATTGTTGTAACAATTACACTTATGATGAATTTTTATATAGGCTTTTTATCTTCTTTAGTTTTTTCTTTTTATTTTTCATTTTTGTTTGGGTTTCCTTTAAAAACATTTATTACACTTTTTGTTATAGGAATAATAAGTGCATATTTAAGTAAGAATTTATATTCAAGAGTAAGAATGGTAATTCCTTTTTTGGGCGCAACTATTTCACAGATTATAATATATTTAATTTATAATAATTTTGATTTTGAAGCTATTCCACAAGTTTTTATATCAAATTTGATACAGATGCTTTTTCTTTTAGGTGTATTGCCATATCTTGAATATATTACACGTGTTTATTCCGATATAGGCCTTTTGGAATTAGGAAATTTGAATCACCCATTATTACGAAAATTATCTTTGAATGCATCTGGTACGTATTATCACAGTTTAATTATTGCTAATCTAGTTGAAAGTGCATCTGAAGCAATAAATGCTAATCCTATACTATTGAGAGTAGGTGCATATTTTCATGATATAGGTAAATCATTAAGACCTTTATTTTTTACAGAAAATCAAAAAGGTTTTAATCCACATGATAGAATAAACCCAAAACTAAGCGCTTTAATTCTCAATCTTCATGTAATAAAAGGTAAAGAATTAGCAAGAAAATATAAACTACCAATTTTGATTGAAGATCTGATTGTTCAGCATCATGGAACAAGAATAAAACGCTATTTTTTTCATAAAAGTATAGAATTAAAAGAAAACCTTTCACCCGATTTATTTAAGTACCCCGGTCCTATACCTCAATTTAAAGAAGCTGCAATATTAATGATTGCAGATAATATTGAAGCAATGACCAGGAGTATGCAAAAAATAAATAAAAAAAATATTGAAGAAAAAATTGATAATTTGATACAGGATTTATATTTTGAAGGACAATTAGATGATTGTGGACTAACTTTAAAAGAAATCAACAAAATTAAAAATGCTATGGTTAATACAATTTTAAACATGAATCATTCAAGAATTAGTTATCCAGAAATTCCAAAAGAACTTCTAAAAGAGGTGTCAAAAAATGAAAATTAA
- a CDS encoding PhoH family protein → MKEYIPVPKDIELIEIFGTHDSRIKYLKNKFDVKISYVENKIVLNSEKKKNINKVKKILKEVVDITSNGHLLDWTEFQYIVSLYETENDLTKSQKTNYNQVVNTTVSGVRVQAKTHGQSDYIKIMKENDIVFCIGPAGTGKTYLAVAMAVEFLNTGRVQRIILTRPAVEAGEKLGFLPGTLYDKVDPYLRPLYDSLMDFISADRIIEYKEKGIIEVVPLAYMRGRTLNNAFIILDEAQNSTYYQMKMFLTRIGFNSRTVITGDITQIDLDNKKDSGLLIVQKVLKNIKGISFIELTENDVVRNPLVKEIIKAYDKYEKTKGEEYGKK, encoded by the coding sequence ATTAAAGAATATATACCTGTCCCCAAAGATATTGAATTAATTGAAATATTCGGTACGCATGATAGCAGAATTAAATATTTGAAAAATAAATTTGATGTAAAAATATCTTATGTGGAGAATAAAATTGTTCTTAATAGTGAAAAAAAGAAAAATATAAATAAGGTAAAAAAAATTTTAAAAGAGGTTGTTGATATTACTTCCAATGGTCATTTGCTTGATTGGACAGAATTTCAATATATTGTTTCTTTATACGAAACTGAAAATGATTTGACAAAATCACAAAAAACAAATTACAATCAAGTTGTTAATACAACAGTGAGTGGTGTGCGAGTGCAGGCAAAAACTCATGGACAATCAGATTATATAAAAATCATGAAAGAAAACGATATAGTTTTTTGTATTGGTCCAGCTGGAACTGGAAAAACCTATTTGGCAGTTGCAATGGCAGTAGAATTTTTAAATACTGGAAGAGTTCAAAGAATAATATTAACAAGACCGGCTGTTGAAGCAGGCGAAAAACTTGGGTTTTTACCGGGAACATTATATGACAAAGTTGATCCTTACTTAAGACCTTTATATGATTCACTTATGGATTTTATAAGTGCTGATAGAATTATAGAATATAAGGAAAAAGGTATTATTGAGGTTGTGCCCCTGGCTTATATGCGAGGAAGAACTTTAAATAATGCGTTTATTATACTTGATGAAGCTCAAAATAGTACGTATTATCAAATGAAGATGTTTTTAACAAGAATAGGTTTTAATTCAAGAACGGTTATTACAGGGGATATTACTCAAATTGACCTTGATAATAAAAAAGATTCTGGATTGCTAATTGTTCAAAAGGTATTAAAAAATATTAAAGGGATCTCTTTTATAGAACTAACTGAAAATGATGTTGTAAGAAATCCTTTAGTTAAAGAAATAATAAAAGCTTACGATAAATATGAGAAAACTAAAGGTGAAGAATATGGAAAAAAATAA
- a CDS encoding 2-hydroxyacid dehydrogenase, whose product MKFLFLHKFNSYWDKKLNELKLDYPDIEIIFPEKEKLSKEELLKDVDAIIGGFITKKELEFAKKLKIIFVPFAGVEQLPLDDLKERNIIISNAHGNGKYVAERAVALALALLGKIIYFHNDLKKGIWHGFTVGESIFESWNSIQGKKIGIMGFGAIGQNIAEFLKPFNTKIYILKNNKIAKLPKNVDKIYYNVDKIIEDSEILFLTLPLTEKTYEIINEERLMKMKDKFLINVGRGKLIHEEGLYNALKNRILKGVALDVWFNYPTSKNKNVMPSNYPIWEFDNVILSPHVGGYSYHATTAGINYTIDSIKKYLKEGMPLSIVDYNKKY is encoded by the coding sequence TTGAAATTCTTATTTTTACACAAATTTAATTCATATTGGGATAAAAAATTAAATGAATTAAAGTTAGATTATCCTGATATTGAGATTATTTTTCCAGAAAAAGAAAAATTATCAAAAGAAGAATTATTAAAAGATGTGGATGCAATAATCGGCGGATTTATTACAAAAAAAGAGCTTGAATTTGCTAAAAAATTAAAAATTATTTTTGTCCCTTTTGCTGGTGTTGAACAATTACCATTAGATGATTTAAAAGAACGAAATATTATTATTTCAAATGCTCATGGAAATGGAAAGTATGTTGCAGAAAGAGCTGTCGCTTTAGCATTAGCTTTGCTTGGAAAAATTATTTATTTTCATAATGATTTAAAAAAAGGAATTTGGCATGGTTTTACTGTTGGTGAGTCTATTTTTGAATCATGGAATTCAATTCAAGGAAAGAAAATTGGAATCATGGGATTTGGGGCTATAGGTCAAAATATAGCTGAATTTTTAAAACCGTTTAATACAAAAATTTATATTTTAAAAAATAATAAAATTGCCAAATTACCGAAAAACGTAGATAAAATTTATTATAATGTTGATAAAATTATTGAAGATAGTGAAATATTATTTTTAACTCTTCCTTTAACAGAGAAAACTTATGAGATTATTAACGAGGAACGATTGATGAAAATGAAGGATAAATTTTTAATAAATGTGGGTAGAGGGAAATTAATTCATGAGGAAGGTTTATACAACGCTTTAAAAAATAGAATTTTAAAAGGCGTTGCTTTGGACGTATGGTTTAATTATCCAACTTCAAAAAACAAAAATGTAATGCCTTCAAACTATCCTATTTGGGAGTTTGATAATGTAATTCTTTCACCTCATGTTGGTGGATATTCATATCATGCTACTACTGCAGGAATTAATTATACGATAGATAGTATAAAAAAATATTTAAAAGAGGGTATGCCGCTTTCAATTGTTGATTATAATAAAAAATATTGA
- a CDS encoding LPP20 family lipoprotein, protein MKKGFVLVLAIFMFFLTSCSIMNSTPFSQPENQKGAAYHDFKGFGIIDYKAFPQVAQAKLAALEAARQDAYSKAVEYIYGVYIDSKTTVKDFVLKEKNIESSLWGVIRGAQQIDEGFNMTEGMAYVTIRIFRKDIEELLGKKLKNF, encoded by the coding sequence ATGAAAAAGGGATTTGTATTGGTTTTGGCCATTTTTATGTTTTTTCTAACTTCTTGTAGTATAATGAATTCAACCCCTTTTTCTCAACCTGAAAATCAAAAAGGGGCCGCTTACCATGATTTTAAAGGATTTGGGATTATAGATTATAAAGCTTTCCCTCAGGTTGCACAAGCTAAATTAGCTGCTCTTGAAGCTGCAAGGCAAGATGCTTATTCTAAAGCTGTAGAATATATTTATGGAGTTTATATTGATTCAAAAACAACAGTTAAAGATTTTGTTTTAAAAGAAAAAAATATTGAATCATCGTTATGGGGAGTAATTAGAGGAGCCCAACAAATAGATGAAGGTTTTAATATGACAGAGGGAATGGCATATGTAACTATTAGAATATTTAGAAAAGATATTGAAGAACTATTAGGTAAAAAATTAAAAAATTTCTAA
- a CDS encoding GNAT family N-acetyltransferase, translating to MKEVKISFGIHNEEEKNYIVTLLYNTFYEKFKPVFLTKTKSLKLLKKYILFDKILISRDDNNNIMGIAAIKYKGFSWLNLEFIDILKEYKFETLKVIFRGICLLNTQKCGEYLLLDDIVVIPDKRGLGIGTKIIYYLLDYAKKKKLKGVKLFVIKKNIRAKQLYEKLGFKTIKFHKIPLLWKKYFDINGFYEMILDF from the coding sequence ATGAAAGAAGTAAAAATATCATTTGGTATTCATAATGAAGAGGAAAAGAATTATATAGTAACTTTACTATATAATACCTTTTATGAAAAATTTAAACCTGTTTTTTTAACTAAAACAAAATCTTTAAAATTACTCAAAAAATATATATTATTCGATAAAATTCTTATTTCAAGAGATGACAATAATAATATAATGGGAATAGCTGCTATAAAATATAAAGGTTTTTCATGGTTGAATTTAGAATTTATTGATATTTTAAAAGAATATAAATTTGAAACTTTAAAAGTCATCTTTAGAGGTATTTGTTTACTTAATACGCAAAAATGTGGAGAGTATTTATTATTAGATGATATTGTTGTTATTCCAGATAAAAGAGGTTTGGGTATCGGGACAAAAATCATATATTATTTGCTTGATTACGCTAAAAAGAAAAAATTAAAAGGAGTTAAATTATTTGTTATAAAAAAGAATATAAGAGCAAAACAACTTTATGAAAAATTAGGTTTTAAAACTATTAAATTTCATAAAATCCCACTATTATGGAAAAAATATTTTGATATAAATGGATTTTACGAGATGATACTTGATTTTTAA